In the genome of Quercus robur chromosome 3, dhQueRobu3.1, whole genome shotgun sequence, one region contains:
- the LOC126719085 gene encoding rhamnogalacturonan I rhamnosyltransferase 1-like isoform X1, with product MFFLLFIVYQSVIKRRLEVARKKGLEEMDYNKVECEESKVGEVKEKPRNMEVRRIVELKAENLKGLITGEKLKSLIMERIKAEKLKSWTVALSMARSNLWIIGVATLLLGTCVVQLRTLSKTMTPRLFTSLSSHQVDVPPERVYESNGYLIVSTNGGLNQMRAGICDMVAIARYLNVTLIVPELDKTSFWNDSSKFQDLFDVDYFITSLRDEVQILKDLPKELKIMEYLPCFYSMPPASWSNMSYYYQTILPMIKRHGIMHFTKSDSRLANNGIAEEVQKLRCRVNYEALRFTTPIEEMGKKIVKLLRQKGPFLALHLRYEMDMLAFSGCIEGCNDTEINELTKMRYAYPWWKEKEIDSEKKRKFGGCPLTPEETALTLRALDIDPSVQVYIAAGNIYGGERRMAAVRSIFPNLIKKETLLPPSDLKPFRKHSNMMAALDYIVAIESDIFVPTYGGNMARVVEGHRRYLGFKTTIILDRGLIVNLIDEYKNGTMSWDEFSQAVKTGHADRMGGPTRRMEILGKPKEEDYFYTNPQECLPPFVKKSKSA from the exons atgtttttccttctctttatTGTT TACCAATCTGTAATAAAGAGAAGATTAGAAGTAGCAAGAAAGAAAGGACTTGAGGAGATGGATTACAACAAAGTTGAATGTGAAGAATCCAAAGTCGGAGAGGTGAAGGAAAAACCCCGTAATATGGAGGTGCGGCGCATTGTAGAACTCAAAGCTGAGAATTTGAAGGGTTTGATCACGGGAGAGAAGCTGAAGAGCTTGATTATGGAAAGGATCAAAGCTGAAAAGCTTAAGAGCTGGACTGTAGCTCTGTCTATGGCTCGATCAAACTTGTGGATAATTGGCGTTGCAACGTTGCTGTTGGGCACCTGTGTAGTGCAGCTGAGAACACTCAGCAAGACTATGACGCCGAGGCTGTTCACGTCCCTTTCTTCTCATCAAGTTGATGTTCCACCGGAAA GAGTTTATGAGAGCAATGGATATCTGATAGTTTCGACTAATGGAGGATTGAATCAAATGCGAGCTGGT ATTTGTGACATGGTTGCCATTGCAAGATATCTGAATGTCACTCTTATAGTTCCTGAGTTGGATAAAACCTCCTTTTGGAATGATAGCAG TAAATTCCAAGATTTATTTGATGTGGATTACTTCATTACATCTTTGAGAGACGAAGTTCAGATATTGAAAGATCTGCCTAAAGAGCTGAAGATAATGGAATACTTACCTTGCTTCTATTCCATGCCACCCGCTAGTTGGTCCAATATGTCCTATTACTATCAAACG ATTCTTCCAATGATAAAAAGGCATGGAATCATGCATTTCACCAAGTCTGATTCTAGGCTTGCAAATAATGGGATTGCTGAGGAGGTCCAAAAGTTGCGCTGCCGAGTGAACTATGAAGCTCTGAGATTCACTACACCAATAGAAGAAATGGGCAAGAAGATTGTCAAGCTTCTGAGGCAAAAAGGCCCTTTCTTAGCTCTTCATCTCAGATATGAAATGGACATGTTAGCGTTCTCTGGCTGTATTGAAGGTTGCAATGACACAGAAATTAATGAATTGACAAAAATGAG ATATGCCTACCCATggtggaaagaaaaagaaatagactcggagaagaaaagaaaatttggtGGTTGTCCCTTAACCCCCGAGGAAACTGCACTCACATTGAGGGCATTGGATATTGATCCTAGTGTCCAGGTTTATATTGCTGCTGGAAATATATATGGGGGAGAGAGGAGAATGGCAGCTGTGAGatcaatttttccaaatttg ATCAAAAAGGAAACTTTGCTGCCACCCTCAGACCTTAAACCCTTTCGGAAACATTCAAACATGATGGCAGCGTTGGATTATATAGTAGCAATAGAAAGTGACATTTTTGTGCCAACATATGGAGGAAACATGGCAAGAGTTGTTGAAGGCCATCGACG ATACTTGGGGTTCAAGACGACAATTATTTTAGACAGAGGGCTTATAGTAAATTTGATAGATGAGTACAAGAATGGAACAATGAGCTGGGACGAATTCTCCCAAGCAGTCAAGACAGGTCATGCTGATCGCATGGGTGGCCCAACAAGAAGAATGGAGATTCTTGGGAAGCCCAAGGAAGAAGATTATTTCTATACTAATCCACAGGAATGTTTGCCAccatttgttaaaaaatcaaagagtgCATGA
- the LOC126719085 gene encoding rhamnogalacturonan I rhamnosyltransferase 1-like isoform X2, which produces MDYNKVECEESKVGEVKEKPRNMEVRRIVELKAENLKGLITGEKLKSLIMERIKAEKLKSWTVALSMARSNLWIIGVATLLLGTCVVQLRTLSKTMTPRLFTSLSSHQVDVPPERVYESNGYLIVSTNGGLNQMRAGICDMVAIARYLNVTLIVPELDKTSFWNDSSKFQDLFDVDYFITSLRDEVQILKDLPKELKIMEYLPCFYSMPPASWSNMSYYYQTILPMIKRHGIMHFTKSDSRLANNGIAEEVQKLRCRVNYEALRFTTPIEEMGKKIVKLLRQKGPFLALHLRYEMDMLAFSGCIEGCNDTEINELTKMRYAYPWWKEKEIDSEKKRKFGGCPLTPEETALTLRALDIDPSVQVYIAAGNIYGGERRMAAVRSIFPNLIKKETLLPPSDLKPFRKHSNMMAALDYIVAIESDIFVPTYGGNMARVVEGHRRYLGFKTTIILDRGLIVNLIDEYKNGTMSWDEFSQAVKTGHADRMGGPTRRMEILGKPKEEDYFYTNPQECLPPFVKKSKSA; this is translated from the exons ATGGATTACAACAAAGTTGAATGTGAAGAATCCAAAGTCGGAGAGGTGAAGGAAAAACCCCGTAATATGGAGGTGCGGCGCATTGTAGAACTCAAAGCTGAGAATTTGAAGGGTTTGATCACGGGAGAGAAGCTGAAGAGCTTGATTATGGAAAGGATCAAAGCTGAAAAGCTTAAGAGCTGGACTGTAGCTCTGTCTATGGCTCGATCAAACTTGTGGATAATTGGCGTTGCAACGTTGCTGTTGGGCACCTGTGTAGTGCAGCTGAGAACACTCAGCAAGACTATGACGCCGAGGCTGTTCACGTCCCTTTCTTCTCATCAAGTTGATGTTCCACCGGAAA GAGTTTATGAGAGCAATGGATATCTGATAGTTTCGACTAATGGAGGATTGAATCAAATGCGAGCTGGT ATTTGTGACATGGTTGCCATTGCAAGATATCTGAATGTCACTCTTATAGTTCCTGAGTTGGATAAAACCTCCTTTTGGAATGATAGCAG TAAATTCCAAGATTTATTTGATGTGGATTACTTCATTACATCTTTGAGAGACGAAGTTCAGATATTGAAAGATCTGCCTAAAGAGCTGAAGATAATGGAATACTTACCTTGCTTCTATTCCATGCCACCCGCTAGTTGGTCCAATATGTCCTATTACTATCAAACG ATTCTTCCAATGATAAAAAGGCATGGAATCATGCATTTCACCAAGTCTGATTCTAGGCTTGCAAATAATGGGATTGCTGAGGAGGTCCAAAAGTTGCGCTGCCGAGTGAACTATGAAGCTCTGAGATTCACTACACCAATAGAAGAAATGGGCAAGAAGATTGTCAAGCTTCTGAGGCAAAAAGGCCCTTTCTTAGCTCTTCATCTCAGATATGAAATGGACATGTTAGCGTTCTCTGGCTGTATTGAAGGTTGCAATGACACAGAAATTAATGAATTGACAAAAATGAG ATATGCCTACCCATggtggaaagaaaaagaaatagactcggagaagaaaagaaaatttggtGGTTGTCCCTTAACCCCCGAGGAAACTGCACTCACATTGAGGGCATTGGATATTGATCCTAGTGTCCAGGTTTATATTGCTGCTGGAAATATATATGGGGGAGAGAGGAGAATGGCAGCTGTGAGatcaatttttccaaatttg ATCAAAAAGGAAACTTTGCTGCCACCCTCAGACCTTAAACCCTTTCGGAAACATTCAAACATGATGGCAGCGTTGGATTATATAGTAGCAATAGAAAGTGACATTTTTGTGCCAACATATGGAGGAAACATGGCAAGAGTTGTTGAAGGCCATCGACG ATACTTGGGGTTCAAGACGACAATTATTTTAGACAGAGGGCTTATAGTAAATTTGATAGATGAGTACAAGAATGGAACAATGAGCTGGGACGAATTCTCCCAAGCAGTCAAGACAGGTCATGCTGATCGCATGGGTGGCCCAACAAGAAGAATGGAGATTCTTGGGAAGCCCAAGGAAGAAGATTATTTCTATACTAATCCACAGGAATGTTTGCCAccatttgttaaaaaatcaaagagtgCATGA